In Gigantopelta aegis isolate Gae_Host chromosome 6, Gae_host_genome, whole genome shotgun sequence, the following are encoded in one genomic region:
- the LOC121375934 gene encoding uncharacterized protein LOC121375934: MRHIVNLEDSQLLKVSPFPIEAHDGHQVKSGNIYLVQTVNRRSRRIPVYVQVYRNSFEHYAVVSRNKLCPKCMFLNLRNSFVMHNDNDDDDNAGTELKVVSNDLEGTSLVLDVVVKEDVADWVDVLQSDSPASSPKLMSSSPPLSSSVRKMSQLQTLTESEEE, from the coding sequence ATGCGACACATCGTTAACCTAGAAGACAGTCAGCTATTAAAGGTTTCTCCATTCCCGATAGAAGCTCACGACGGACATCAGGTGAAGTCCGGCAACATCTACCTCGTCCAGACGGTCAACCGGCGAAGTCGGCGCATCCCCGTGTATGTGCAGGTGTATCGGAACTCGTTCGAGCACTACGCCGTCGTGTCAAGGAACAAACTCTGTCCTAAGTGTATGTTCCTCAATCTGAGAAACTCATTCGTCATGCACAACgacaacgacgacgacgacaacgCCGGCACCGAGCTGAAGGTCGTGTCCAATGACTTGGAAGGCACGTCGCTGGTCCTCGACGTCGTCGTCAAGGAAGACGTGGCCGACTGGGTGGACGTACTGCAGAGCGACTCTCCCGCGTCCTCGCCCAAGCTGATGTCATCGTCGCCGCCACTGTCGTCGTCGGTTCGCAAGATGTCACAGTTGCAGACGTTGACGGAGTCGGAAGAAGAATGA